Proteins encoded in a region of the Stieleria neptunia genome:
- a CDS encoding AAA family ATPase yields the protein MSTVSNTPANASPRRSTDVAEFLKAIHPDGVYEIRIFETPDKKGGSFKATASGYYNDADAAASHVRQWSRVEPPGIYVTINPVDDSLLARSANKIVFRAKHATADGDIQRRRWIFIDIDPVRPSGISATKEESDAAVAKCREIYDWLKGRDWPEPIRAMSGNGTYLFYRVDLPNDNESEKLVQSFINAVADRFTDEFVDIDRKVFNASRVAKIGGTWARKGENLAGIDGIEDRPHRQSVFVTPETIETVERDLIQSVIDETAAQKPGGTLTFDAPQSLSANVSQSPESVKPIASNQLRCQRYVDRIDGAIEGQSGSSQTLKVACVIARFGLDESLGWPIMQTFNQRCQPPWDEKDLRRKLQEGIKKVCEEGVFGKFDGEPSPSDPSEANKENRGPYFKLIGAAELANGDFKLNYLIPGIIAERQPLIIAGQFKSLKTSIALEVALSLASGTKFLGRFEIPEKKRVLVLTAESGMATVQESCLRIAKSHFFDLAGLEGMFTVTDRVPRLASLDHVGELGQILRDGQFDVVIADPAYLMIEGEQAGNLFSMGEQLRVFSEMAAGANCTPVLVHHAKKNNVNASEFQPLELVDIAWAGFAEFARQWLLLSRQGRYVEGSGEHRLWMSVGGSAGHNGCWGLDIAEGHPDDEGGRRWDVTVSNASESRELAEQRKEEAKESKKRKANEKNAQKLRDAFIGVGRNGLTKSDAFDRAGLSHGVAGKNALAFLIGDDVLESCQVKKANGQEYDGYRLTTKERERADREEKENADLLSQMS from the coding sequence GTGAGCACCGTATCAAACACGCCGGCCAATGCCTCGCCGCGACGTTCAACCGACGTTGCGGAGTTTCTTAAAGCGATTCACCCCGACGGCGTTTACGAAATTCGCATTTTCGAGACGCCGGACAAAAAAGGCGGATCGTTCAAGGCAACGGCAAGCGGCTATTACAACGATGCTGACGCAGCTGCGTCCCACGTCCGGCAATGGTCCCGCGTTGAACCGCCGGGAATTTATGTCACCATCAATCCAGTCGATGACTCACTGCTGGCGAGATCGGCCAACAAGATCGTCTTTCGAGCAAAACACGCAACCGCTGACGGTGACATCCAACGCCGGCGTTGGATCTTCATTGACATTGACCCGGTTCGACCGTCGGGAATCTCCGCAACTAAAGAAGAGTCTGACGCGGCTGTTGCGAAATGCCGCGAAATCTACGACTGGCTGAAAGGCCGCGACTGGCCAGAGCCTATTCGGGCAATGTCGGGCAACGGCACCTACCTTTTCTATCGTGTCGATCTGCCGAACGACAATGAATCAGAGAAGCTAGTTCAATCATTCATCAATGCGGTTGCCGATCGTTTTACAGATGAGTTTGTTGACATCGACCGCAAGGTGTTCAACGCCTCGCGAGTGGCGAAGATCGGCGGAACGTGGGCACGCAAAGGTGAGAACCTGGCGGGCATCGATGGCATTGAAGATCGCCCGCACCGCCAATCGGTGTTCGTCACTCCCGAAACGATCGAAACCGTTGAGCGTGATCTGATTCAATCAGTGATCGACGAGACCGCCGCACAGAAACCAGGTGGCACGTTGACGTTTGACGCTCCGCAATCACTTTCGGCGAATGTTTCGCAGTCGCCCGAATCGGTGAAACCGATTGCTTCCAATCAGCTGCGATGCCAACGCTACGTTGACAGGATCGACGGTGCAATTGAAGGGCAGAGCGGATCTAGTCAAACGCTAAAGGTCGCCTGCGTTATCGCACGCTTCGGATTGGACGAATCGCTCGGCTGGCCAATCATGCAAACATTCAACCAGCGATGCCAGCCACCGTGGGATGAGAAGGACCTACGCCGAAAGCTTCAAGAAGGAATCAAGAAGGTCTGCGAAGAAGGTGTGTTTGGGAAGTTCGACGGAGAACCATCGCCAAGTGATCCAAGCGAGGCCAACAAAGAGAACCGCGGACCCTATTTCAAACTGATCGGCGCGGCCGAATTGGCAAACGGTGATTTCAAGCTGAACTATCTAATCCCCGGCATCATCGCCGAACGTCAACCGCTGATTATCGCCGGCCAATTCAAGTCGCTCAAAACGTCGATTGCGCTCGAGGTCGCGTTGTCGCTGGCATCGGGCACAAAATTTCTTGGTCGGTTCGAGATCCCAGAAAAGAAGCGTGTCTTGGTTCTCACTGCTGAAAGCGGGATGGCGACGGTTCAAGAAAGTTGTTTGCGGATTGCAAAGAGCCACTTTTTCGATTTGGCTGGACTTGAAGGAATGTTCACGGTCACTGATCGCGTCCCACGCCTGGCGAGTCTCGATCACGTCGGGGAACTCGGCCAGATTCTGCGGGATGGACAATTCGACGTTGTCATCGCGGACCCGGCGTACCTGATGATTGAAGGCGAGCAGGCCGGCAACCTGTTTTCGATGGGTGAGCAGCTGCGGGTCTTCTCGGAAATGGCCGCGGGGGCGAATTGCACCCCAGTACTGGTTCACCACGCCAAGAAAAACAACGTCAACGCCAGCGAATTCCAGCCGCTTGAATTGGTCGACATCGCATGGGCCGGGTTTGCTGAGTTTGCGCGCCAATGGCTCTTGCTGTCGCGACAAGGCCGCTATGTCGAAGGATCGGGCGAACACCGATTGTGGATGAGCGTAGGCGGCTCTGCGGGGCATAACGGGTGCTGGGGGCTCGACATTGCCGAAGGCCACCCAGACGACGAAGGCGGCCGGCGATGGGACGTGACGGTGAGCAACGCCAGCGAATCCCGAGAACTTGCCGAGCAGCGAAAGGAAGAGGCCAAGGAATCGAAAAAGCGGAAGGCCAACGAAAAAAATGCTCAAAAATTGCGAGATGCGTTTATCGGCGTTGGCCGCAATGGGCTCACCAAATCGGACGCATTCGATCGAGCGGGGCTCAGTCACGGGGTGGCCGGCAAGAACGCATTGGCGTTCCTGATCGGCGACGACGTTCTGGAATCGTGCCAGGTCAAAAAAGCAAACGGCCAAGAATACGACGGCTACCGATTGACCACAAAAGAACGCGAGCGAGCCGACCGGGAGGAAAAAGAGAATGCTGATTTGCTCTCTCAGATGTCCTGA
- a CDS encoding helix-turn-helix domain-containing protein produces MKKKKRDRVVDDSNHLLTLAEVARIANVKRDDVDRWIETGGLKSFPMPGSTRRRVRRRTLNAFLAELRE; encoded by the coding sequence ATGAAGAAAAAGAAACGCGATCGCGTGGTCGATGATTCAAACCACCTTTTGACGCTGGCCGAAGTTGCCAGAATCGCAAACGTCAAACGCGATGACGTTGACCGATGGATTGAGACGGGAGGTTTGAAGTCGTTCCCGATGCCGGGGTCCACTCGGCGACGTGTGAGGCGTCGAACGTTGAATGCGTTCCTGGCCGAGCTGCGGGAGTGA